From the genome of Podospora bellae-mahoneyi strain CBS 112042 chromosome 2, whole genome shotgun sequence:
TTTTGGGTCCGCCTGTGCGTCCACCAAATTCGGAACCTTCATGTAGTTGCCTGATGCTGaagccctcaccaaccccttgtGCCGGCAGTCTCCGCACGCTCCTTTAAGCTTTCCCAGCAGGAGGGGAAGCATGTCATTCGGACCGTTGTCCACAACATGCAAAAACTGCTCATGCAGGGGCCCAGCATTCGCACCACCGGATATCAAAACAGACACTTTGGCCGTATCATTCTGGGTGATGGCAAACGGAAGTGCTCTGTCGAACGCGTCTTGGTCCGCCTTCAGGGCGAGTGCATAGCCGATCTCGTATGAGCAATTCTGCACGGCTCTCACAAGAACATCACTGCGAATATCTTCTTGATCTTTGCCGGTCGTGAccttgaagaggttggtACTCTTCCGTCGCTTGATGGAAGCATTGGCTTCGCAGTCGGTCTGCAAGGCATAGACAAGGGCCGGAGTTGCATCGGGAGCTTTCCCCTCGGCGATACTTACGGGAACCGCATTGGCGTCTTTGTAGGTGAATTCTCCTTTGGACTTTCGACTCTTGTTATTGCAGTGCTCCGACATGAGAGCTTTGGCCCGGCCACTTCTTTCTCCGAGAATTTCATGTCGGGtttgaagatggtggacaCGGTTCTGCACAAGCTGGCCCTCACGCCGAAAGGTGATGCTGGTGAGGAGAGTGGAGGCGAGTATTGGGTCATTGGTGGACTCACTGGGGACTCATTGGTGGACTCAATATCGGGGTAAAAGCAGGAGATGCTGAGAacattgttgttgtcgatggtgttggtggtgttgaaatTGTTCGAGTAGACCCCACTGTGAGATGCATTGGGGCTTCCATCGTTTAGAAGAGttggctacctacctaggtaaaGTACCTAGGTAACAATGTCTGAGGAGGGCTTTTGATTTCAAACACAGCCTAGCTTTGGTGAGATGAAGAATAGGGGACAATTGAAGGAATTCTTTCCTGGGAATCTTCTGGGTACCCTCTTCCCACGGCTTTGGGTCAGTTCTAGGGATGACAGTGAACTGACAGAACTTCCATGTGAGGCTCTGCGGCAAAGCAAAGCGCACAATGAGCGGAGAACATGCAGTGTTGACTGCAGTGTAATATCGAAtcgggaggagatggagagagcGATAACGAGGGAAACAtggcaggcgaggaaggaagTTTCAAAGGTTATGCCTCAAGTGATGATGGGCACCGAAAGTTGGATGATGAAGGTGGCTCCaacgatggcgatggggatGAAAATGAAGACGATTCTCAGAGGTCGAGTGTTtctggggatgatgatgacaaccAGAGCCACAATGGATGGGGAAATCAAGATAGCGACGAAGAGCAGAACAATGGAAGTGATGCGGATGGCAATGGTGAAGAAAACGGATGGGGAGATGACACACAGAGCCAAGtcagtggtgatggtgacgatgatgacaatgacgCCCAGAGTGTCAGTGGGCAGAGCTCTGGAGGCGGCTCTAACCACACCGGAACGGCTAATAGCAAGGATGGAAACGGGAAtggagatgacgatgaggatggatACGGGTATCACAATGACAGTGGAGATGAACTCgctggggatggtgatgaccgAAGTCTGAAACAAGATAGCGATGCCTTGCAGGATGACGATATTGAGCAGGACGATGATAATGAGCAGGACGACGATAATGAACAGAATGATGAAgcggaggatgatgaagcggaggatgatggagttgaggatgatggagtTGAAAATGAGTACGCGCAGGATAAGGACGATGAGCAAGACGATGAGAATTATGAATATGGGCAGAATGAGGAGTACGAGCAGGACTATGACGATGGGCAAGATGGTGATGGCAATGGATATGAAGAAGACTATATGTACTAGTAGTATCAGTTGGAGAGAACTGGGTCGGTAGGTAGGCAACGCATTTCGTGCAAAACATTTGGGGTCTCCTTACAAGTATGAAGAGTGCAATGTGCGGTCTTGCGTTTGAAATAGTTCCAATGGGTCAGTGGCCGATGCCACCTTTGAGAGATCTGGTGCTTGGAGCCCACTCCTCCAGGCTCCTCGGAATTTTATTCTCAGACCGTCACGATGCaccatttttttttatctcaCTGCATGTTGAAGTAAGCATGAACAGTCCTTGGTGGTTTGGGAAAGCCGCCCTAATCAGATGATTGGTTGGTTTCCGGACCGGCGACCTAGCGCTTTCCTCCCCCGGCAGACCTTGATCATGAACAGTGAACCAACAAATTGGCACCTAGCTTCTTTAGGTATCAACACATTGAAAGAGGGCACATGATATTGCAATTGAGTCACAGAAGACGAGAAAATGTGGCTTCGTCTGGTTCGTTGAGGTAGGAATATAGTGTTTAGGTAGGGGTAGGTGAATACATGTACCTTATATTCAATGATCTTTCCACTGTTCTCTTACTCTGACTCTGGACCCCAGTCTTTTGGTTCATcacttctttctttcttttacATTGTATCAAAAGGTCCTCAGTGTTTCAATGGCGCACACAAGCAGTCATAAAAATACTCAAATTCAAAAAGGAGCCAAGTCGGCTACCTCGAATACCAACCCTCACCTGAAAGCTGACTGGTTGAGCTGCCCACTTGCCCCAAAAAGTGTCACACCCAAAACTTCTGAAACAAAGGTGTCATCTCAGTCGAAACCAAccccaaagccaaaagaCCCACACTATCTCATCAAGCGTTACATGAACGACGGCGTGGTTCATATTCATGAGAAACTGTGGATGGAAGCAAGAGATTTGCCACAAGAGCCTGGGGCATTCCACGGAGAATTAGAGGTACTTGAATATCTGCCTTTTATCAGTCCTGTTTCCCGTCCTTTCCTTTGTTTCTTTATTAGTTTGTTTGGAGAAACAGTCTTGTTGACGCTTCTATTGTGCAGGAAACGGACTTTGATATTTGTATTCTGGCTGAGTTTGCGGGTCAAGTTCATGAATCCGTGATGATTGGGTCTTATGACTCTGCTCCTCACCTCCCATATCTATGATGTGAATGATGGGCTTGAGAGCTCGTACCACAAGGGCAAGGTGCTGGCCAGGATAGAATTATAGCAGAATTAAGTACCCAGACAGTCATCATATTCATGAATTCAATAGTTCATTCAACAGTAGGCAGTGAAAAGAACGCCTTTTCTTGAAGTCATGTCTGACTGGTTTGAGAGGTTATGAAACAGCGTGATAATGTCCTCTCTGATGCATGAAATCTCCCAAAGAGTGTTTCCAGTTGGTGTTTGGTCTTTTACCCTTGGTCCCACAACTACAATCACCAAATCCATTTCTCATTCCCCTGGACCTGCATCCTATTCAACGTACGCTGTGTCCACCTCACCAGCCCCAACAGTGAGTCCTTTGTAACCTTGACAATCCAACGAAGAATCAGATGTTGGTAAGGCTCGCCGCGGTATTCGCGTCCGAACTCCAGCAACAGTGTTTTGACTCCTCTAGGGTCATCCTTATCTCCTTCAGCCACAATTGCGTCGATCTCCCGGAATCCCAGAGACATGAACAGACACTGGGACATGGGCGCAGCGCTGACACACTGAGGGATCCTGTCCATTCTTGAGAGGTCTCTAGCCCATGTTGCCAGCTGAGTGCCATGGCCACGTCTCCAGTATGCCGGGTGAACAACTATCATGCTGATGGTGGAGTGTCTGTGGACTctgtttttccttttggcGGTAGCAGAGAGAAGGCCCCACTCGTCATAGTGGCGTTGGTTTAAATCTCGATTCAGGCTATGTGGAGTTGCGAGATAACAACCTGGGAGACGTGATGGTTAAAATGAGGTTCACATAAATGCAATTTGAGCTTCAATAgaagtatataaatatttgGATGTGGCCACAGTGATTTGTAACCATAGACGAAAATTCCTGTTGAGATTTTGAGATAGGAGGAGTTAAAAGAGGCAATGAATGCAATAAAAGCAGTGACGTTACCATTATTGCTTTTCAATTTACCAACATGAGGAGAGCCTGGGTCGAGTTTAATGGATATAACACCGACAATGACCTGTTCACCAGCCTTGGGAGTAGTCCAACCGGTGTTGTCCGGTATGATGGCAGctgtcttgttgttttcatCGTGCAAGTAAGCGTCCTCCCGGACCAAGACTATATGATCGTCGCTCTGGATGGCATCCAGGAATTGGGCGCGGTACGATTCGAGTGTGTCTTCGGGGTACTTTGAATGATTGGGACGTTCCCACTCGAACAGAGGAGAGTATCGAAAAGCGGCAGTTGCCACGACGCTAATGCGAGGAACATCGTCGGGGCTTGCGATACGCAGGTGGCCCAGCGGAGGGAAATCCATGCGGCAAACAATGTCAAATGATCGTGAAAAACatgaaaaagagaaaaataaACTGGTGAGTTCCCATCTTGTTACAAATTAACTGTCTTTGTGTGAACTTATGAAGAAATTCCTTGTCTAGGATTACCAGTCCACCAGATACAAACTTTGCGGCACAATCTGTAATAATGGCGAGGCTCCAGTCGATGAagtgggttgaggttgaggttcgTATACAGTGTTGCACCGTGCGAGCCTCGCGGGACCCAGAAGTCAACAAATGCCAGGTGCTTATTCTGGGGGCCAATCAGAGTCAATCAGAGCTCGACCGGCGAAGGAGCTACCCCGCCCAGACGCTTTTATTGGCGAACTTTTCTCACACATCATGCATGGTCTGACCTTTTTAGTTCGGCCCTTGATGCTGGAAGTGTTTCTAGATACTACATGTACCAGTTTCTTATTGCGTTTAAGCCTCCCACCGGCCCGTCACGTTCCACAGTTGCCAACTTCTGATCCTTACATTACCTGTTCGCAAATTCCAAAACCATGTCCGGCCACGGAGAGGGTCACGCCGGCCCAGAAACAAACGAATCAGACCCCGGCTTGGCGCCATCAGAATGTTTCGATTCCATGTTCGATTTTGAGCAGTGGGAGGCAGATCAAGAGGTTCGCTGGGAGTTGCACCAGGACCTTCAAGGCCTTTCAAGTCTCGCAAATAGTGGTGACGAGGGTCTCAACATCACCTCGCTCACACCTCAGTCTTCGTCCATCGATTTCGATTTGGAGGAACCCCTGCGAACTACTACACCCGTGTCAACGATAGTTCCTACAACAGTGTCGGCTAACATCGAAAGTTTGTCATGCCTTGGCGTTCCATCATGGGACTTCGTTTCGACACCCGACCATAATTCTATCTCTTTGCCATCGACCCATCTTGTTGACTCCCCTGACAGAGCCTCTGGAACTGATGGGGCCGAAGTACCCTTGAGGCAGCAGTCGCTCCCAAGCGGTTATTCAGGAGACTATAGCAACCAAACAACCGGGGAACACAATGCCTTCTCCAAAGACTCGTCAGTGGAAAGACAGAGCgatgctggggttggggttggttctTATGTCATCCGACCCAAACAAAGCCTGCCACACTCGAAGAAAGGTTCCCGGACAAAGTCACACCGCACTATCTCAACAAAGTCAACCCAGTTGACGACAGAGAATGTGACATCCTATGACTGTTTCATAGCTTTTAGGAGCATCCTGCCCAGACTCGACCCTCAAGGGACACCTTGCAACCACACTGAACCAGACGCCCAAGCTTCCAGTTCGATGCCACGTAAAGGGAAGCGCAAGCCCAACACAGACGAAGACCGCAAGAAGATCAAGCTTGTGAGGAGGATTGGTGCATGCTTACGATGTAGGATCTTCAAAGAAGCCGTGAGTTGCACTGTGAGTCGATGGCAGATACGTGCTAACATCGGTGATAGTGTGATGAAAACGAGCCTTGCGGGCGATGTTTAATAGCTCTTGCCAACGCTAAAGTTTTTTCATTACCATGTTATAGAGAGCCACTGGAAAACGTCATTGCATTTCGGGCTGGAAATTCCAGGGCCGGAAAAATTCGCTCGGAGCCAATATCTATTAGATGGGCCGGTGATGACATAAGTCCGAGAGTCGTAGCGCTGTCATATCCGTTCAAGAAACAGGGCGCTGGAGCAGGATTAACAGTCACCATTAAATGTCGCAAGTTCGTACCTTACGAGTGGGATGTGATGGAAGAACCATGGTCTATTTCTCCAAAAAAGTCCATTCCTATGATATCAACACCATTTGCCTGTGTAAGTGCATTAGAGATCCGGGTATTTGTCATCGCTGACTGACTGAAACTCCAGTACGACGATGGTGCAAgcgtggctgctgttgcaagGTACATTGAAGCCACCAAGGCAGCACTCTTGGATGAGAGTCTCGACGGTATTTTGGACGACATGATTCTACTGAGTACTGCTGAAGCAACACGTTACTGCTTGAAATACAGGGTGAGCCCTTCCAGTGAGCTTCTCAGGAAACTGTGATCATCGGCTAATATTGCCGGTGACAGGACTCTGCTGTAGCAACTGCCATGAACATCCGCGCAGCCAGCTTTTTCTCCCGAACGAAAATGATCATGACTGAAAACAATGTGCTTGAATTGCCTTATTTTCATAATCCACATTTTCTACTCAACGGTGGCTACCCTGTACCATCAATGATTGACTATCAGATGGATTACATGGCAATTACCTACATGCACGGACAGATGGAAGTCCTTGTCAAGCAGTTGAAAAAGCTAATTTTCACCAAAAACCAGCGTAAAAGCTGGTACGAGGTCTACTTGACAGTATTCGTGCTGCTTCAAAGTTTGGAGACAGTGCATGCTCGCCAAATAGACATCATTCGGCGGTATGAACCAGAGGTACGGACGAATCTTACAAACCTTGCAGAAATCTCACTAATGGTGATGATCAGGGTGGTGAGGCATTGTCAAAAGCTCGAAATATTGG
Proteins encoded in this window:
- a CDS encoding hypothetical protein (EggNog:ENOG503P7HE; COG:S) — encoded protein: MDFPPLGHLRIASPDDVPRISVVATAAFRYSPLFEWERPNHSKYPEDTLESYRAQFLDAIQSDDHIVLVREDAYLHDENNKTAAIIPDNTGWTTPKAGEQVIVGVISIKLDPGSPHVGKLKSNNGCYLATPHSLNRDLNQRHYDEWGLLSATAKRKNRVHRHSTISMIVVHPAYWRRGHGTQLATWARDLSRMDRIPQCVSAAPMSQCLFMSLGFREIDAIVAEGDKDDPRGVKTLLLEFGREYRGEPYQHLILRWIVKVTKDSLLGLVRWTQRTLNRMQVQGNEKWIW
- a CDS encoding hypothetical protein (EggNog:ENOG503Q49R; COG:S); its protein translation is MSGHGEGHAGPETNESDPGLAPSECFDSMFDFEQWEADQEVRWELHQDLQGLSSLANSGDEGLNITSLTPQSSSIDFDLEEPLRTTTPVSTIVPTTVSANIESLSCLGVPSWDFVSTPDHNSISLPSTHLVDSPDRASGTDGAEVPLRQQSLPSGYSGDYSNQTTGEHNAFSKDSSVERQSDAGVGVGSYVIRPKQSLPHSKKGSRTKSHRTISTKSTQLTTENVTSYDCFIAFRSILPRLDPQGTPCNHTEPDAQASSSMPRKGKRKPNTDEDRKKIKLVRRIGACLRCRIFKEACDENEPCGRCLIALANAKVFSLPCYREPLENVIAFRAGNSRAGKIRSEPISIRWAGDDISPRVVALSYPFKKQGAGAGLTVTIKCRKFVPYEWDVMEEPWSISPKKSIPMISTPFACYDDGASVAAVARYIEATKAALLDESLDGILDDMILLSTAEATRYCLKYRDSAVATAMNIRAASFFSRTKMIMTENNVLELPYFHNPHFLLNGGYPVPSMIDYQMDYMAITYMHGQMEVLVKQLKKLIFTKNQRKSWYEVYLTVFVLLQSLETVHARQIDIIRRYEPEGGEALSKARNIGTRMIDEWKYSARILIYHYRAVLKGMVPFAATWNEKHVAELRHDCGLDEEALQYARQMSGFIRTRFDSLRRLTKEGLDNDAVRPLAWIARLYIDDDVDSGKK